ATCGTCGACGAAGCACAGAACCTGTCGATCGGCGCGCTCGAGGAATTGCGGATGCTGTCGAACTTCCAGCTCGGTTCGCACCCGCTGTTGCAGACGCTCCTTCTTGGCCAGCCGGAATTCAAGCACTTGCTCGCGCAGTCTGACGAGCTCGAGCAGCTGCGCCAGCGCGTGATCGCGGCACACCACCTCGAGCCCATGCAGCCCGGTGAAATGGAGCCTTATGTCACGCACCGGCTCGAGCACGTGGGCTGGACCGGAAACCCCGAATTCGCCAGCGCGATCTGGCCGCGCCTGCACAAGGCGACGCTCGGCATTCCGCGCAAGGTAAACCAGGTTATGAACCGCCTGCTGCTCATGGGATCGCTGGAAGAACAGTCGATGCTCGAGGTCGACATGCTCGACGCGGTGATCGAAGAGATGAGCGGCGATGCCTCTGCCGAAGCGCAGGAGACGCCGCAGCGCGCGCGTCCCGATCGCAACCTGCCTGCGTCCGACGCCATCGCCAAGGCTCGGACCGAAAGTGCGCCTGCAATGTCGAAAGCGGACAACACGGCGCGCGAGAAGGGCCTTCTCGATCATCAGATCGAAGCGATCGAAGGCGCATTCGCCCAACGGGACAAGCACATGGCGGCGCTGCGCCGCGAGGTGGAAAAGCTCGCTGCCGCCAAGGATAGCGAGGGCGCCGTGCCCGAGGATATCGACCAGCGGCTCTCCGCCATAGAACAGCGCCTCGACGACCAAGAGCGTTCGCTGCGACATGTGCTGACGATGATGATCGACTATTTCGAGTCGACCGGAACCCGCGAAGCGGCGTGACGGCGTCGGAGGGGGCGTCC
This DNA window, taken from Qipengyuania seohaensis, encodes the following:
- a CDS encoding XrtA/PEP-CTERM system-associated ATPase yields the protein MYEEFYGFTERPFQLTPDPAFYFESITHKKALSYLGYGLNQGEGFVVITGEVGAGKSTLVAHLKQKLDDRRMTVGEVVTSALDGEEMIHVAARSFGLDVEGGDKASALAAIELFLHEEARGGRRVLLIVDEAQNLSIGALEELRMLSNFQLGSHPLLQTLLLGQPEFKHLLAQSDELEQLRQRVIAAHHLEPMQPGEMEPYVTHRLEHVGWTGNPEFASAIWPRLHKATLGIPRKVNQVMNRLLLMGSLEEQSMLEVDMLDAVIEEMSGDASAEAQETPQRARPDRNLPASDAIAKARTESAPAMSKADNTAREKGLLDHQIEAIEGAFAQRDKHMAALRREVEKLAAAKDSEGAVPEDIDQRLSAIEQRLDDQERSLRHVLTMMIDYFESTGTREAA